One genomic window of Pseudomonas chlororaphis subsp. piscium includes the following:
- a CDS encoding non-ribosomal peptide synthetase yields the protein MLSNPNIDLVSRFLRLPLEQRQQFYQRLQTRGMSFAQLPIAPTRHEAPSLPLSYAQERQWFLWQLEPESAAYHVPGALRLSGRLDKAALQRSFDSLVARHESLRTQLHLEGEHRSQVVLPQARIDIGEAQVDEARLKARVEEEIARPFDLERGPLLRVSLLALSEEEHVLVLVQHHIVSDGWSMQVMVQELMQLYAAYSQGQDCQLPALPIQYADYALWQRGWMEAGEKARQLGYWRERLSGEQPVLELPFDHPRPVQQSYRGARLDLALEPALVSGLKALAQREGVTLFMLLLASFQTLLYRYSGQSDIRVGIPIANRNRVETERLIGFFVNTQVLKADIDGQMSFAQLLQQAKQRSLEAQAHQDLPFEQLVEALQPERSLSHNPLFQVMFNHQANAATPAGDQQLPGLRVASLEWESQTAQFDLSLDTQETGEGIWASLTYATDLFGAATVERMSRHWLSLLRAAVRDSALHVQDLPLLDAQERQQMVAQWNATERDYPQGQWVHQLIEAQALAQPDAPALRFKAISLSYAELNRRANRLAHRLMQAGVGPDVLVGLAVERSIEMVVGLLAVLKAGGAYVPLDPEYPRERLAYMLDDSGVKLLLTQAHLLEQLPIPQGLQSLVLEQGESWLEGYSEENPGIALDGENLAYVIYTSGSTGQPKGAGNRHSALTNRLLWMQEAYGLDASDTVLQKTPFSFDVSVWEFFWPLMTGSRLVVAAPGDHRDPAKLVGLINAEQVTTLHFVPSMLQAFLQDSDVSSCRSLQRIVCSGEALPVDAQQQVFAKLPQAGLYNLYGPTEAAIDVTHWTCVDEGRDAVPIGRPIANLGCYILDSNFEPVPVGVLGELYLGGVGLARGYHRRPGLSAERFVAHPFVAGERLYRTGDLARYREDGVIEYAGRIDHQVKLRGLRIELGEIEARLLEHDRVREAAVLAVENKHLVGYLVLQDASDDWREVLSEHLAQHLPDYMVPAQWIVLEQMPLSPNGKMDRKALPKPDANQQTEAYEAPQSELEQRIAAIWAEVLGVEQVGLNDNFFERGGDSIISIQVVSRARAAGIHFTPKALFQHQTVRSLARVAQLQSVQLIDQGPVQGETPLLPFQQLFFEMDLAERHHWNQSLLLTPRQAIDGALLETALQALVVQHDALRLSFRQQADGWRARHDAPAATLLWQATVQDTAELEALCERAQRSLDLQQGPLLRAVLAELPDGSQRLLLVIHHLVVDGVSWRIFLEDLQSLYRQLVNGQPRQLPAKTSAFKAWAERLQAYARSEAMQQEKDFWQQQLQGAAADLPCRDPQGARPGRLARTVVSQLDAELTRQLLQQAPTAYRTQINDLLLTALARVVCRWTGQASSLIQLEGHGREDLFDDLDLTRTMGWFTSLFPVRLTPSDNLASSIKQIKEQLRAVPDKGIGFGALRYLGDEPTRQAFSQLPTPRITFNYLGQFDGSFDQQDGLFAPATESAGAEQSPEAPLGNWLTLNGQVYGGELRLGWTFSPEMFEPQVIEELSQAYTRELSALVEHCCTAGNSGVTASDFPLAGLNQQQLDSLPLVAQEIEDIYPLSPMQQGMLFHTLYEQAAGDYINQIRVTIEGLDTARFQQAWQATVQAHEVLRSGFFWQGQLEWPCQVVYRQASLPIEQLDWRAMPELEQELLSLQEAQRQRGFDLAKAPLVRLLLVRTDDSRYELIYTNHHILMDGWSNSRLFGEVLQRYAGVAVPEATGRYRDYIGWLQERDAALTEAFWREQSRPLQTPTRLGSSQPLALTGYGQYQSSLDRELTGRLEAFARRNKVTLNTLIQAAWLILLQRHSGQPVVAFGATVAGRPAELDGIEQQIGLFINTLPVISAVDAQLSVADWLQAVQARNLALREHEHSALYDIQRWAEQGGEALFDNILVFENYPVSKALEQGGGSGLRFGAPKAHEQTSYPLTLLVDMGETLSLQFSFARASFSAQAVETYGRHLLNLLQGMVEDSQQRLGELPMLDVAERQQVLEQWNATERDYPLQRPVQQLIEEQAARTPEAPALAFGEQRLSYAELNRRANRLAHRLIEAGVGPDVLVGLAVERSIEMVVGLLAVLKAGGAYVPLDPEYPRERLAYMLDDSGVKLLLTQAHLLEQLPIPQGLQSLVLEQGESWLEGYSEENPSIVLDGENLAYVIYTSGSTGQPKGAGNRHSALLNRLLWMQEAYGLDASDTVLQKTPFSFDVSVWEFFWPLVTGSRLVVAAPGDHRDPGKLVSLINQEKVTTLHFVPSMLQAFLQDPSVSSCHSLQRIVCSGEALPVDAQQQVFAKLPQAGLYNLYGPTEAAIDVTHWTCVDEGRDAVPIGRPIANLGCYIIDSNFEPVPVGVLGELYLGGVGLARGYHRRPGLSAERFVAHPFVSGERLYRTGDLARYREDGVIEYAGRIDHQVKLRGLRIELGEIEARLLEHDRVREAAVLAVESKHLVGYLVLQDASDDWREVLSEHLAQHLPDYMVPAQWVLLEQMPLSPNGKLDRKALPKPDANLQAREYVAPHSELEQQIAAIWAEVLEVERVGLNDNFFELGGHSLLATQVVVRLREQLHAEFDVKSIFSTPTLADFSRYVASRQTNISPVQDALAKSLEALKRLSADDLDKLIS from the coding sequence ATGCTTTCCAACCCTAATATCGATCTGGTTTCGCGCTTTCTTCGCCTGCCGCTGGAGCAGCGCCAGCAGTTCTACCAGCGCTTGCAGACCCGCGGCATGAGTTTCGCTCAACTCCCCATCGCCCCGACCCGGCACGAGGCGCCGAGCCTGCCGTTGTCCTATGCCCAGGAGCGCCAGTGGTTCCTCTGGCAACTGGAGCCCGAGAGCGCGGCCTACCATGTGCCGGGGGCCCTGCGCCTGAGCGGCCGCCTGGACAAGGCCGCCTTGCAGCGCAGTTTCGACAGCCTGGTGGCGCGCCATGAAAGCCTGCGCACCCAGCTGCACCTGGAGGGCGAGCACAGATCGCAAGTGGTACTGCCCCAGGCGCGGATCGACATCGGCGAAGCGCAGGTCGACGAAGCGCGGCTCAAGGCGCGAGTGGAGGAGGAGATCGCCCGTCCTTTCGACCTGGAGCGGGGCCCCTTGCTGCGGGTCAGCCTGCTGGCCCTGAGCGAAGAGGAACACGTGCTGGTGCTGGTGCAGCACCACATCGTCTCCGATGGCTGGTCGATGCAGGTGATGGTGCAGGAACTGATGCAACTGTATGCAGCCTATAGCCAGGGCCAGGACTGCCAGTTGCCGGCACTGCCGATCCAGTACGCCGACTATGCCCTGTGGCAGCGCGGCTGGATGGAAGCGGGGGAGAAGGCGCGTCAGCTGGGTTATTGGCGCGAGCGGCTCAGCGGCGAGCAGCCGGTGCTGGAGCTGCCGTTCGATCACCCGCGCCCGGTGCAGCAAAGCTATCGCGGCGCGCGCCTGGACCTGGCGCTGGAGCCGGCCCTGGTCTCGGGCCTGAAGGCACTGGCCCAGCGTGAAGGGGTGACCCTGTTCATGCTGTTGCTGGCATCCTTCCAGACCCTGCTGTACCGCTACAGCGGCCAGTCGGATATCCGTGTCGGCATACCCATCGCCAACCGTAACCGGGTGGAGACCGAGCGCCTGATCGGCTTCTTCGTCAACACCCAGGTGCTCAAGGCCGATATCGACGGGCAGATGAGCTTTGCCCAGTTGCTGCAACAGGCCAAGCAACGTTCCCTGGAGGCCCAGGCCCATCAGGACCTGCCGTTCGAGCAACTGGTCGAGGCCTTGCAGCCCGAGCGCAGCCTGAGCCACAACCCGCTGTTCCAGGTGATGTTCAACCACCAGGCGAACGCGGCGACGCCAGCCGGCGACCAGCAACTGCCCGGCCTACGAGTGGCCAGCCTGGAGTGGGAGAGCCAGACCGCCCAGTTCGACCTGAGCCTGGATACCCAGGAAACCGGCGAGGGCATCTGGGCGTCCTTGACCTACGCCACCGACCTGTTCGGTGCGGCGACCGTGGAGCGCATGAGCCGCCACTGGCTGAGCCTGCTGCGGGCAGCGGTCCGCGATAGCGCCCTGCACGTGCAGGATCTGCCGTTGCTGGACGCCCAGGAACGCCAACAGATGGTCGCTCAGTGGAACGCCACCGAACGCGACTATCCGCAAGGGCAATGGGTCCATCAACTGATCGAGGCCCAGGCACTGGCGCAGCCGGACGCGCCGGCGCTGCGCTTCAAGGCTATTTCGCTGAGCTACGCAGAACTAAACCGCCGCGCCAACCGTCTGGCTCATCGCCTGATGCAAGCGGGCGTTGGCCCGGATGTGCTGGTGGGCCTGGCGGTGGAGCGTTCCATCGAGATGGTGGTCGGTCTGCTGGCAGTGCTCAAGGCTGGCGGCGCCTACGTGCCACTGGACCCGGAATATCCCCGTGAACGCCTGGCCTACATGCTGGATGACAGTGGCGTGAAACTGTTGCTGACCCAGGCTCATCTGCTGGAGCAACTGCCGATTCCCCAAGGGCTGCAAAGCCTGGTGCTGGAGCAGGGCGAATCCTGGCTTGAAGGTTACAGCGAGGAAAATCCGGGCATCGCCCTGGATGGCGAGAACCTGGCCTATGTGATCTACACCTCCGGTTCCACCGGGCAGCCGAAAGGTGCCGGCAACCGCCACTCGGCGCTGACCAACCGTTTGTTGTGGATGCAGGAAGCCTATGGTCTGGATGCCAGCGACACGGTATTGCAGAAAACTCCATTCAGCTTCGACGTCTCGGTGTGGGAGTTCTTCTGGCCGCTGATGACCGGTTCGCGCCTGGTGGTGGCAGCGCCGGGGGATCATCGCGATCCGGCCAAACTGGTCGGCCTGATCAATGCCGAGCAGGTCACCACGCTGCACTTTGTGCCATCGATGTTGCAGGCCTTCCTGCAAGACTCGGACGTATCCTCCTGCCGCAGCCTGCAGCGCATTGTCTGCAGCGGCGAAGCGCTGCCGGTGGATGCTCAACAGCAGGTCTTTGCCAAGCTGCCGCAAGCCGGCCTGTACAACCTTTATGGCCCGACGGAAGCTGCCATCGACGTGACCCACTGGACCTGTGTCGACGAAGGTCGCGACGCGGTGCCTATCGGTCGCCCTATCGCCAACCTGGGTTGCTACATCCTCGACAGCAATTTCGAGCCGGTGCCGGTCGGTGTACTGGGTGAGCTGTACCTGGGCGGCGTGGGTCTGGCCCGCGGTTATCACCGTCGTCCGGGACTGAGCGCCGAACGTTTTGTCGCTCATCCTTTCGTAGCTGGCGAACGCCTGTACCGCACCGGCGACCTGGCTCGCTACCGTGAAGACGGAGTAATCGAATACGCCGGGCGTATCGACCATCAGGTCAAGTTGCGTGGCCTGCGGATCGAGTTGGGCGAGATCGAAGCGCGCCTGCTGGAACATGACCGGGTACGCGAAGCCGCGGTGCTGGCGGTGGAGAACAAGCACCTGGTGGGTTACCTGGTGCTGCAGGATGCCAGCGACGACTGGCGTGAAGTGCTCAGCGAGCACCTGGCACAGCATCTGCCGGACTACATGGTGCCGGCGCAGTGGATCGTCCTGGAGCAAATGCCGTTGAGCCCCAACGGCAAGATGGACCGCAAGGCCTTGCCCAAGCCCGATGCCAATCAGCAGACCGAGGCGTACGAAGCCCCGCAAAGCGAGCTGGAGCAACGGATCGCGGCGATCTGGGCCGAGGTGCTGGGGGTTGAACAGGTCGGCCTGAACGATAACTTCTTCGAGCGCGGCGGTGACTCGATCATCTCGATCCAGGTGGTCAGCCGCGCCCGCGCGGCCGGTATCCATTTCACCCCCAAGGCGCTGTTCCAGCATCAGACGGTGCGCAGCCTGGCACGGGTCGCGCAGTTGCAGAGCGTGCAACTGATCGATCAGGGGCCGGTCCAGGGCGAAACGCCGCTGCTGCCGTTCCAGCAGCTGTTTTTCGAAATGGACCTGGCCGAGCGGCACCACTGGAACCAGTCGCTGCTGTTGACGCCGCGCCAGGCGATCGACGGCGCTCTGCTGGAAACCGCGCTGCAGGCGCTGGTGGTGCAGCACGACGCCTTGCGCTTGAGTTTCCGCCAGCAGGCGGACGGCTGGCGCGCCCGGCATGACGCCCCGGCCGCGACGCTGCTGTGGCAGGCGACAGTGCAGGACACCGCTGAACTGGAAGCCCTCTGTGAGCGGGCCCAGAGAAGCCTCGACCTGCAGCAGGGGCCTTTGCTGCGGGCGGTGCTGGCGGAGCTGCCCGACGGTTCCCAGCGCCTGCTGCTGGTGATCCATCACCTGGTGGTGGACGGTGTGTCGTGGCGGATCTTCCTCGAAGACCTGCAAAGCCTGTATCGCCAACTGGTCAATGGCCAGCCGCGGCAGCTGCCGGCCAAGACCTCGGCATTCAAGGCCTGGGCCGAACGCTTGCAGGCCTACGCCCGCAGTGAGGCGATGCAGCAGGAAAAGGACTTCTGGCAACAACAGTTGCAGGGTGCGGCGGCCGATCTGCCGTGCCGCGATCCCCAGGGCGCGCGCCCGGGACGGCTGGCCCGGACTGTGGTCAGCCAGCTCGATGCCGAACTCACCCGGCAATTGCTGCAGCAGGCGCCGACGGCCTATCGCACCCAGATCAACGATCTGCTGCTGACCGCCCTGGCGCGGGTAGTGTGCCGCTGGACCGGTCAGGCTTCGAGCCTGATTCAGCTGGAAGGCCATGGCCGCGAAGACCTGTTCGACGACCTGGACCTGACGCGCACCATGGGTTGGTTCACCAGCCTGTTCCCGGTGCGGCTCACCCCGTCGGACAACCTGGCGAGTTCGATCAAGCAGATCAAGGAGCAACTGCGCGCGGTGCCGGACAAGGGCATAGGTTTCGGCGCCTTGCGCTACCTGGGCGATGAGCCGACCCGGCAGGCCTTCAGCCAGTTGCCCACGCCGCGCATCACCTTCAACTATCTGGGCCAGTTCGATGGCAGCTTCGACCAGCAGGACGGCCTGTTCGCTCCCGCCACTGAAAGCGCCGGCGCCGAGCAGAGCCCCGAGGCCCCGCTGGGCAACTGGTTGACGCTCAATGGCCAGGTCTATGGCGGCGAACTGCGCCTGGGCTGGACCTTCAGCCCGGAGATGTTCGAGCCCCAGGTGATCGAAGAGCTGAGCCAGGCCTATACCCGGGAACTCAGCGCCCTGGTGGAGCATTGCTGCACCGCGGGCAATAGCGGCGTCACCGCTTCCGACTTCCCGCTGGCCGGGCTGAACCAGCAGCAGCTCGATTCGCTGCCGCTGGTGGCACAGGAGATCGAGGACATCTACCCGCTGTCGCCGATGCAGCAGGGCATGCTGTTCCATACCCTGTACGAGCAGGCCGCGGGCGACTACATCAACCAGATCCGGGTCACTATCGAAGGCCTGGACACGGCGCGCTTCCAGCAGGCGTGGCAGGCCACGGTGCAGGCCCATGAGGTCTTGCGCAGCGGGTTCTTCTGGCAGGGGCAGCTGGAGTGGCCATGCCAGGTGGTCTATCGCCAGGCCAGCCTGCCGATCGAACAGCTCGATTGGCGCGCCATGCCGGAACTGGAGCAGGAGCTGCTGAGCCTGCAAGAGGCCCAGCGGCAGCGGGGCTTCGATCTGGCGAAGGCGCCACTGGTGCGTTTGCTGCTGGTGCGCACCGATGACAGCCGCTACGAGCTGATCTACACCAACCATCACATCCTCATGGACGGCTGGAGCAACTCGCGGCTGTTTGGCGAAGTGCTGCAACGTTATGCCGGGGTGGCGGTTCCCGAGGCGACGGGGCGCTACCGGGATTACATCGGCTGGCTGCAGGAGCGTGATGCTGCCTTGACCGAAGCCTTTTGGCGCGAGCAGTCGCGCCCGCTGCAAACCCCGACTCGCCTGGGCAGCAGCCAGCCTTTGGCGCTCACCGGTTACGGCCAATATCAATCCAGCCTGGATCGCGAGCTGACCGGACGCCTGGAGGCCTTCGCCCGGCGCAACAAGGTCACCCTCAATACGCTGATCCAGGCCGCCTGGCTGATCCTGCTGCAGCGTCACAGCGGCCAGCCGGTGGTGGCCTTCGGCGCCACCGTGGCCGGGCGTCCCGCGGAACTGGACGGCATCGAGCAGCAGATCGGCCTGTTTATCAACACCCTGCCGGTCATCAGCGCCGTCGATGCGCAGCTGTCGGTGGCGGACTGGCTGCAGGCGGTGCAGGCGCGCAACCTGGCGCTGCGCGAGCATGAACACAGCGCGCTGTACGACATTCAACGCTGGGCCGAGCAGGGCGGCGAAGCCCTGTTCGACAACATCCTGGTGTTCGAGAACTACCCGGTGTCAAAGGCCCTGGAGCAGGGCGGCGGCAGCGGTCTGCGGTTTGGCGCGCCCAAGGCCCATGAACAGACCAGCTATCCCTTGACCCTGTTGGTGGACATGGGCGAGACGCTGTCGCTGCAGTTCAGCTTTGCCCGGGCCAGCTTCAGCGCCCAGGCCGTGGAAACCTATGGCCGGCATCTGCTCAACCTGCTGCAAGGCATGGTCGAGGACAGCCAGCAGCGCCTGGGTGAGTTGCCCATGCTCGACGTCGCCGAGCGTCAGCAGGTGCTGGAACAGTGGAACGCCACCGAGCGCGATTACCCGCTGCAACGCCCTGTGCAGCAGCTGATCGAGGAACAGGCGGCGCGCACCCCCGAGGCGCCGGCCCTGGCGTTTGGCGAGCAACGCCTGAGTTACGCAGAACTGAACCGTCGCGCCAACCGTCTGGCTCATCGCCTGATAGAAGCGGGCGTCGGCCCGGATGTGCTGGTGGGGCTGGCGGTGGAGCGTTCCATCGAGATGGTGGTCGGCCTGCTGGCGGTGCTCAAGGCCGGTGGTGCCTATGTGCCGCTGGACCCGGAATACCCGCGCGAACGCCTGGCCTACATGCTGGATGACAGCGGTGTGAAATTGCTGCTGACCCAGGCTCATCTGCTGGAGCAACTGCCGATTCCCCAAGGGCTGCAAAGCCTGGTGCTGGAGCAGGGCGAATCCTGGCTTGAAGGTTACAGCGAGGAAAATCCGAGCATTGTCCTGGATGGCGAGAACCTGGCTTATGTGATTTACACCTCCGGTTCCACCGGCCAACCCAAGGGCGCGGGCAACCGTCACTCGGCGCTGCTCAACCGCCTGTTGTGGATGCAGGAAGCCTATGGCCTGGATGCCAGCGACACGGTATTGCAGAAAACTCCATTCAGCTTCGACGTGTCGGTGTGGGAATTCTTCTGGCCGCTGGTGACCGGTTCACGCTTGGTAGTGGCGGCACCGGGGGATCATCGTGATCCGGGCAAACTAGTGAGCCTGATCAATCAGGAGAAGGTCACCACGCTGCACTTCGTGCCCTCGATGTTGCAGGCCTTCCTGCAAGACCCGAGCGTGTCCTCCTGCCACAGCCTGCAACGCATTGTCTGCAGTGGTGAAGCGCTGCCGGTGGATGCCCAGCAACAGGTATTCGCCAAGCTGCCGCAAGCCGGCCTGTACAACCTTTATGGCCCGACCGAAGCCGCCATCGACGTGACCCACTGGACCTGCGTTGACGAAGGCCGCGACGCAGTGCCTATCGGTCGCCCTATCGCCAACCTGGGTTGCTACATCATCGACAGCAACTTCGAGCCGGTGCCGGTCGGCGTGCTGGGCGAGCTGTACCTAGGCGGCGTGGGTCTGGCCCGTGGTTATCACCGTCGTCCAGGCCTGAGTGCCGAACGTTTTGTCGCTCATCCTTTTGTCAGTGGCGAACGCTTGTACCGCACCGGCGACCTGGCGCGTTATCGCGAAGACGGGGTGATCGAATATGCCGGACGTATCGACCATCAGGTCAAGCTGCGCGGCCTGCGGATCGAGTTGGGCGAGATTGAAGCGCGCCTGCTGGAACACGACCGGGTACGCGAGGCCGCGGTGCTGGCGGTGGAGAGCAAGCACCTGGTGGGTTACCTGGTGCTACAGGACGCCAGCGACGACTGGCGTGAAGTGCTCAGCGAACACCTGGCGCAGCATCTGCCGGATTACATGGTGCCGGCGCAGTGGGTGCTGCTGGAGCAGATGCCGTTGAGCCCCAACGGCAAGCTGGACCGCAAGGCCCTGCCCAAGCCCGACGCCAACCTGCAAGCGCGGGAATATGTGGCGCCGCACAGCGAGCTGGAACAGCAGATCGCGGCGATCTGGGCCGAGGTGCTGGAGGTCGAGCGGGTGGGCTTGAACGACAACTTCTTCGAGCTGGGCGGGCATTCGTTGCTGGCCACTCAGGTGGTGGTCCGGTTGCGTGAGCAGCTGCACGCCGAGTTCGACGTCAAATCGATTTTCAGCACGCCGACGCTGGCCGATTTCAGCCGCTATGTCGCGTCCCGACAGACAAATATTTCGCCGGTGCAGGATGCATTGGCTAAATCCCTGGAGGCCCTCAAACGTCTATCTGCAGATGATTTGGATAAATTGATTTCCTGA